In Daphnia pulicaria isolate SC F1-1A chromosome 5, SC_F0-13Bv2, whole genome shotgun sequence, a single genomic region encodes these proteins:
- the LOC124341081 gene encoding synaptotagmin-15-like isoform X2: MARRRGKALFYQPYRKRLNSPCHQELSLLRRLELDVVTRRWISRQRTGRPCHRATPILGTTLGTTSVKDVSRRRCFSPAELTVPPRLFFHLPSFSTARLRRRPFPTTRRRRLIRPVSRRCRRYTLAFLFNFFRERSPSPARSRTPSPAKEVSPPTTSSRNSPVLSGVTSNIGSINPDLYKNPLIPEEDTSNYPEGHLGRFWFSINYDLEQEKLLINLIRIHNLPSRDKDSTTACDPLVRVALLPGERRYHQSSIQRKTCNPVFNEVFGFCVSHKELQEQTVKFTVIDNGRLRKRQIIGHLLCSLKNISIEDGKQQIITQDITKDPSVVGSPGEMHLSLCYHPSADRFTVTVLQARNIRAPNTATPDSYVRLTLFNQTRAVKTKRTGIIRRSADPCYNESFHFRLETANVDTTNIVLAIHQPDNKDRILGRLVLGSFMFARGRGMAHWNDMFARPREHVQLWHPLPDLN, from the exons ATGGCAAGGCGTCGTGGCAAAGCTCTGTTTTATCAGCCGT ATCGAAAGAGATTGAATTCACCGTGCCACCAGGAGCTTTCTCTTTTACGCCGCCTCGAGCTCGACGTGGTAACCAGACGTTGGATATCCCGACAAAGAACGGGCCGTCCCTGTCACCGAGCGACGCCCATACTGGGAACAACCTTGGGAACAACGTCCGTCAAAGACGTTTCTCGACGGCGTTGCTTTTCCCCGGCCGAGTTGACGGTACCTCCTCGCCTCTTCTTTCACCTTCCATCCTTCTCCACTGCTCGGCTCCGTCGTCGCCCATTCCCAACTACTCGCCGTCGCCGTCTCATTCGCCCTGTCTCTCGCCGCTGCCGTCGGTACACACTGGCATTc cttttcaatttcttccgGGAAAGAAGTCCAAGTCCAGCGCGATCACGTACACCATCACCTGCGAAGGAAGTGTCACCTCCGACTACCTCGAGCCGCAATTCTCCCGTTTTGTCAG GTGTCACGTCCAACATCGGCTCTATAAATCCGGATCTGTACAAGAATCCGCTGATTCCCGAAGAAGATACAAGCAACTACCCAGAAGGTCACCTGGGACGCTTCTGGTTCAGCATTAATTACGACTTGGAGCAGGAGAAACTCCTGATCAATCTCATCCGCATTCACAACTTGCCGAGCCGCGATAAAGACTCGACCACAGCGTGCGATCCTCTTGTCAG AGTGGCGTTACTGCCGGGCGAACGACGGTACCATCAGTCGAGTATTCAGCGGAAAACATGCAACCCAGTTTTTAACGAAGTCTTCGGTTTCTGC gtGTCACACAAAGAGCTCCAGGAACAAACCGTCAAGTTCACCGTCATCGACAACGGGCGACTTCGTAAGAGGCAAATTATCGGTCACTTGCTCTGCTCgttgaaaaacatttcgatCGAAGACGGCAAACAG CAAATAATTACTCAAGACATCACTAAAGATCCGTCGGTCGTTGGATCACCGGGTGAAATGCACCTTTCACTTTGTTACCATCCGTCCGCTGACCGCTTCACGGTGACCGTCTTGCAGGCCCGAAACATCAGG GCTCCGAATACGGCCACGCCGGACAGCTACGTCCGACTGACATTGTTTAACCAAACGCGTGCCGTCAAGACGAAGCGGACGGGTATCATCCGACG CTCGGCAGATCCTTGTTATAACGAGAGTTTTCATTTTCGGCTAGAGACCGCCAATGTTGACACTACCAATATAGTTTTGGCCATTCACCAGCCCGACAACAAAG ATCGCATTCTGGGTCGCTTGGTACTCGGCTCGTTCATGTTTGCCCGTGGACGTGGAATGGCTCACTG GAACGATATGTTTGCTCGACCCAGGGAACACGTTCAACTTTGGCATCCTCTACCTGATCTCAACTGA
- the LOC124341081 gene encoding synaptotagmin-15-like isoform X1 has translation MAKSLGTQKYEQRVILPVGSKEIEFTVPPGAFSFTPPRARRGNQTLDIPTKNGPSLSPSDAHTGNNLGNNVRQRRFSTALLFPGRVDGTSSPLLSPSILLHCSAPSSPIPNYSPSPSHSPCLSPLPSLFNFFRERSPSPARSRTPSPAKEVSPPTTSSRNSPVLSGVTSNIGSINPDLYKNPLIPEEDTSNYPEGHLGRFWFSINYDLEQEKLLINLIRIHNLPSRDKDSTTACDPLVRVALLPGERRYHQSSIQRKTCNPVFNEVFGFCVSHKELQEQTVKFTVIDNGRLRKRQIIGHLLCSLKNISIEDGKQQIITQDITKDPSVVGSPGEMHLSLCYHPSADRFTVTVLQARNIRAPNTATPDSYVRLTLFNQTRAVKTKRTGIIRRSADPCYNESFHFRLETANVDTTNIVLAIHQPDNKDRILGRLVLGSFMFARGRGMAHWNDMFARPREHVQLWHPLPDLN, from the exons ATGGCAAAGTCCCTCGGCACGCAAAAATATGAGCAACGAGTCATTCTGCCTGTCGG ATCGAAAGAGATTGAATTCACCGTGCCACCAGGAGCTTTCTCTTTTACGCCGCCTCGAGCTCGACGTGGTAACCAGACGTTGGATATCCCGACAAAGAACGGGCCGTCCCTGTCACCGAGCGACGCCCATACTGGGAACAACCTTGGGAACAACGTCCGTCAAAGACGTTTCTCGACGGCGTTGCTTTTCCCCGGCCGAGTTGACGGTACCTCCTCGCCTCTTCTTTCACCTTCCATCCTTCTCCACTGCTCGGCTCCGTCGTCGCCCATTCCCAACTACTCGCCGTCGCCGTCTCATTCGCCCTGTCTCTCGCCGCTGCCGTCG cttttcaatttcttccgGGAAAGAAGTCCAAGTCCAGCGCGATCACGTACACCATCACCTGCGAAGGAAGTGTCACCTCCGACTACCTCGAGCCGCAATTCTCCCGTTTTGTCAG GTGTCACGTCCAACATCGGCTCTATAAATCCGGATCTGTACAAGAATCCGCTGATTCCCGAAGAAGATACAAGCAACTACCCAGAAGGTCACCTGGGACGCTTCTGGTTCAGCATTAATTACGACTTGGAGCAGGAGAAACTCCTGATCAATCTCATCCGCATTCACAACTTGCCGAGCCGCGATAAAGACTCGACCACAGCGTGCGATCCTCTTGTCAG AGTGGCGTTACTGCCGGGCGAACGACGGTACCATCAGTCGAGTATTCAGCGGAAAACATGCAACCCAGTTTTTAACGAAGTCTTCGGTTTCTGC gtGTCACACAAAGAGCTCCAGGAACAAACCGTCAAGTTCACCGTCATCGACAACGGGCGACTTCGTAAGAGGCAAATTATCGGTCACTTGCTCTGCTCgttgaaaaacatttcgatCGAAGACGGCAAACAG CAAATAATTACTCAAGACATCACTAAAGATCCGTCGGTCGTTGGATCACCGGGTGAAATGCACCTTTCACTTTGTTACCATCCGTCCGCTGACCGCTTCACGGTGACCGTCTTGCAGGCCCGAAACATCAGG GCTCCGAATACGGCCACGCCGGACAGCTACGTCCGACTGACATTGTTTAACCAAACGCGTGCCGTCAAGACGAAGCGGACGGGTATCATCCGACG CTCGGCAGATCCTTGTTATAACGAGAGTTTTCATTTTCGGCTAGAGACCGCCAATGTTGACACTACCAATATAGTTTTGGCCATTCACCAGCCCGACAACAAAG ATCGCATTCTGGGTCGCTTGGTACTCGGCTCGTTCATGTTTGCCCGTGGACGTGGAATGGCTCACTG GAACGATATGTTTGCTCGACCCAGGGAACACGTTCAACTTTGGCATCCTCTACCTGATCTCAACTGA
- the LOC124341081 gene encoding synaptotagmin-15-like isoform X3 — MSNESFCLSDRKRLNSPCHQELSLLRRLELDVVTRRWISRQRTGRPCHRATPILGTTLGTTSVKDVSRRRCFSPAELTVPPRLFFHLPSFSTARLRRRPFPTTRRRRLIRPVSRRCRRYTLAFLFNFFRERSPSPARSRTPSPAKEVSPPTTSSRNSPVLSGVTSNIGSINPDLYKNPLIPEEDTSNYPEGHLGRFWFSINYDLEQEKLLINLIRIHNLPSRDKDSTTACDPLVRVALLPGERRYHQSSIQRKTCNPVFNEVFGFCVSHKELQEQTVKFTVIDNGRLRKRQIIGHLLCSLKNISIEDGKQQIITQDITKDPSVVGSPGEMHLSLCYHPSADRFTVTVLQARNIRAPNTATPDSYVRLTLFNQTRAVKTKRTGIIRRSADPCYNESFHFRLETANVDTTNIVLAIHQPDNKDRILGRLVLGSFMFARGRGMAHWNDMFARPREHVQLWHPLPDLN, encoded by the exons ATGAGCAACGAGTCATTCTGCCTGTCGG ATCGAAAGAGATTGAATTCACCGTGCCACCAGGAGCTTTCTCTTTTACGCCGCCTCGAGCTCGACGTGGTAACCAGACGTTGGATATCCCGACAAAGAACGGGCCGTCCCTGTCACCGAGCGACGCCCATACTGGGAACAACCTTGGGAACAACGTCCGTCAAAGACGTTTCTCGACGGCGTTGCTTTTCCCCGGCCGAGTTGACGGTACCTCCTCGCCTCTTCTTTCACCTTCCATCCTTCTCCACTGCTCGGCTCCGTCGTCGCCCATTCCCAACTACTCGCCGTCGCCGTCTCATTCGCCCTGTCTCTCGCCGCTGCCGTCGGTACACACTGGCATTc cttttcaatttcttccgGGAAAGAAGTCCAAGTCCAGCGCGATCACGTACACCATCACCTGCGAAGGAAGTGTCACCTCCGACTACCTCGAGCCGCAATTCTCCCGTTTTGTCAG GTGTCACGTCCAACATCGGCTCTATAAATCCGGATCTGTACAAGAATCCGCTGATTCCCGAAGAAGATACAAGCAACTACCCAGAAGGTCACCTGGGACGCTTCTGGTTCAGCATTAATTACGACTTGGAGCAGGAGAAACTCCTGATCAATCTCATCCGCATTCACAACTTGCCGAGCCGCGATAAAGACTCGACCACAGCGTGCGATCCTCTTGTCAG AGTGGCGTTACTGCCGGGCGAACGACGGTACCATCAGTCGAGTATTCAGCGGAAAACATGCAACCCAGTTTTTAACGAAGTCTTCGGTTTCTGC gtGTCACACAAAGAGCTCCAGGAACAAACCGTCAAGTTCACCGTCATCGACAACGGGCGACTTCGTAAGAGGCAAATTATCGGTCACTTGCTCTGCTCgttgaaaaacatttcgatCGAAGACGGCAAACAG CAAATAATTACTCAAGACATCACTAAAGATCCGTCGGTCGTTGGATCACCGGGTGAAATGCACCTTTCACTTTGTTACCATCCGTCCGCTGACCGCTTCACGGTGACCGTCTTGCAGGCCCGAAACATCAGG GCTCCGAATACGGCCACGCCGGACAGCTACGTCCGACTGACATTGTTTAACCAAACGCGTGCCGTCAAGACGAAGCGGACGGGTATCATCCGACG CTCGGCAGATCCTTGTTATAACGAGAGTTTTCATTTTCGGCTAGAGACCGCCAATGTTGACACTACCAATATAGTTTTGGCCATTCACCAGCCCGACAACAAAG ATCGCATTCTGGGTCGCTTGGTACTCGGCTCGTTCATGTTTGCCCGTGGACGTGGAATGGCTCACTG GAACGATATGTTTGCTCGACCCAGGGAACACGTTCAACTTTGGCATCCTCTACCTGATCTCAACTGA